AATTGCTGCAGGGAGACCGTCGGCTGAAGCCGCCGGCAATGATCGAGCGCCCTGCGGGCGGAAAAGAAGCGAGCGGACGAGAGAGAGGCGCTGGGTTTGTGCCCGCTTCGCAGACGGGGATTGAGGAAGGGAAAGCAAACAGGGCGTCGGAACCGGAGTAGGGGATGTGTTCCAGATGTTGCACATCTGGCAACGACCGCGCGCCCGCGTTGCGGGCGGAGAAAGGAAGAAGAGAGGTACCAGGCACTTGGCACAAGGGGGAAAGAAAGGAAGAGCGCGTTGGATAGTGTCTGCTGCGCAGACAGAGATAGCGGAACGGATCATCCACGCTCTGGGCGGTTTGCATGTGGAGTTGAAGCTGTCGGCCGCGGGCGCCTGCAACGATCTTGTGACCTGCGGGCGGAGAAGGAGCACCAATCGCGGAGGAACCGCGATTGGTGGCACGGTCCGCACTCGTACGATTGAGGCATGGTGATATTCCGGGAGTTTCGGTTTGAGGCGGCGCACTGGCTGCCGCGGGTTGAGGCGGAGCACAAGTGTGCGCGGATGCACGGGCACTCGTACCGGTTTGTGCTGCACATTTCGGGGGCGATCGACCCGGAGCGCGGGTGGGTGATGGACTTTGCGGAGATGCGGAAGATCGTCGATCCGGTGGTGGAGGAGCTTGATCATCGCTGCCTGAACGAGGTGCCGGGGCTCGAGAATCCGACGGCGGAAGCGATCACGAAGTGGATCTGGGATCGGCTCAAGCCGCGGCTGCGCGGGCTGATTCGGATCGAGCTGTACGAGACGAGCAAGTGCGGGTGTGTGTATGAGGGGGAGTAGGGGAGGAGAGGCGTCGAGGTGTCGAGGGGAGAATTCAGGGGCAAAGGGGCAAAGGGGCAAAGAGGCGGAGGGCGGAGAGAGATTGCGAGAAGCGCGCGGAGGCGAGGAAGAGGCGCTTGATTTATGTCTGCTTCGCAGACAGCGATCAAGGAAGGAAAGACCAAGAGGAGTTGTGGAAGGAGGAGTGGGGGTGACTACAAGGTGCTGCGCATCTGGCAACGAACGC
The DNA window shown above is from Phycisphaeraceae bacterium and carries:
- the queD gene encoding 6-carboxytetrahydropterin synthase QueD, with the protein product MVIFREFRFEAAHWLPRVEAEHKCARMHGHSYRFVLHISGAIDPERGWVMDFAEMRKIVDPVVEELDHRCLNEVPGLENPTAEAITKWIWDRLKPRLRGLIRIELYETSKCGCVYEGE